In Polypterus senegalus isolate Bchr_013 chromosome 12, ASM1683550v1, whole genome shotgun sequence, the following are encoded in one genomic region:
- the LOC120541299 gene encoding BTB/POZ domain-containing protein 1-like isoform X2 produces MAAGRGPEPKVNTEGPASNFAYSSSSRNIAAAQAAAAAAVAGAPGSPASVGFHREPMYNWQATKSSVKERFSFLFNNELLSDVRFVVGKGRQAQRIPAHKFVLAAGSAVFDAMFNGGMATTSTEIELPDVEPAAFLSLLRFLYSDEVHIGPETVMTTLYTAKKYAVPALEVHCVEFLTKHLRADNAFMLLTQARLFDEPQLASLCLDTIDKSTADAISAEGFTDIDLDTLCAVLERDSLGIRESRLFAAVVRWAEAECHRQQLPLTAENKQKVLGKALSLIRFPLMTIEEFAAGPAQSGILFDREVVNLFLHFTVNPKPRVDYIDKPRCCLRGKECSINRFQQVESRWGYSGTSDRIRFTVTKKIFIVGFGLYGSIHGPTDYQVNIQIIESDKNQTLGQNDTGFSCDGTANTFRVMFKEPIEILPNISYTACATLKGPDSHYGTKGLKKVIHESAAGTKTCFFFFSSPGNNNGTSVEDGQIPEIIFYT; encoded by the exons ATGGCTGCCGGGCGTGGGCCAGAACCCAAGGTGAACACAGAAGGGCCGGCCTCGAACTTCGCCTATTCTAGTAGCAGCAGGAACATAGCGGCGGCTCAGGCTGCAGCGGCTGCTGCTGTCGCTGGCGCCCCGGGATCCCCGGCTTCTGTAGGCTTTCACCGGGAGCCGATGTACAATTggcaggctacaaaaagctccGTGAAGGAGCGCTTCTCTTTCCTCTTCAACAACGAACTGCTTAGCGACGTGCGCTTTGTTGTCGGCAAGGGCCGTCAAGCGCAAAGGATCCCGGCGCACAAGTTCGTGCTGGCAGCTGGCAGCGCCGTTTTCGACGCCATGTTCAACGGGGGTATGGCGACCACCTCGACCGAGATTGAGCTGCCCGACGTGGAGCCCGCCGCCTTCTTGTCTCTATTGAG GTTCCTGTATTCAGATGAAGTTCATATTGGACCAGAAACCGTTATGACGACCCTTTACACAGCTAAAAAATACGCCGTACCAGCCCTAGAAGTgcactgtgtggagtttctgaccAAACATCTGCGGGCTGATAATGCCTTCATGCTGCTTACTCAG gcGAGGTTGTTCGATGAACCTCAACTTGCCAGTCTTTGTTTGGATACAATAGATAAGAGCACAGCAGATGCAATTAGTGCAGAGGGGTTCACGGACATTGACTTAG ACACGCTTTGTGCAGTGCTTGAAAGGGACTCGCTGGGCATCCGGGAGAGTCGGCTCTTTGCGGCTGTTGTGCGTTGGGCTGAAGCGGAATGTCATAGGCAGCAACTTCCACTGAcggcagaaaacaaacaaaaggttTTGGGAAAAGCCCTGTCTCTCATTCGGTTTCCACTTATGACTATTGAGGAATTTGCAGCAG GGCCTGCCCAGTCCGGAATTTTGTTTGATCGGGAGGTGGTAAATCTCTTTTTACACTTTACAGTAAACCCCAAACCAAGGGTTGACTACATAGACAAGCCACGTTGCTGTCTCAGGGGGAAAGAATGCAGCATTAATAGATTCCAGCAAGTAGAGAGTCGCTGGGGCTACAGTGGAACCAGTGACCGAATAAG gtTTACTGTCACTAAGAAAATATTCATAGTTGGCTTTGGGCTGTATGGCTCTATCCACGGGCCAACTGATTATCAAGTCAACATACAG ATAATTGAAAGTGATAAAAACCAGACCTTGGGACAAAACGACACAGGATTTAGTTGTGATGGCACTGCCAACACCTTCAGGGTCATGTTTAAAGAGCCCATAGAAATACTTCCAAATATCAGCTACACAGCTTGTGCAACCCTCAAg GGTCCTGATTCACATTATGGAACCAAAGGACTAAAGAAAGTCATCCATGAATCAGCAGCGGGAACCAAGACttgctttttcttctttagttcaCCAGGGAATAACAATGGCACTTCAGTTGAGGACGGACAAATCCCAGAAATCATCTTCTACACATAG
- the LOC120541299 gene encoding BTB/POZ domain-containing protein 1-like isoform X1, giving the protein MAAGRGPEPKVNTEGPASNFAYSSSSRNIAAAQAAAAAAVAGAPGSPASVGFHREPMYNWQATKSSVKERFSFLFNNELLSDVRFVVGKGRQAQRIPAHKFVLAAGSAVFDAMFNGGMATTSTEIELPDVEPAAFLSLLRFLYSDEVHIGPETVMTTLYTAKKYAVPALEVHCVEFLTKHLRADNAFMLLTQARLFDEPQLASLCLDTIDKSTADAISAEGFTDIDLDTLCAVLERDSLGIRESRLFAAVVRWAEAECHRQQLPLTAENKQKVLGKALSLIRFPLMTIEEFAAVNPKPRVDYIDKPRCCLRGKECSINRFQQVESRWGYSGTSDRIRFTVTKKIFIVGFGLYGSIHGPTDYQVNIQIIESDKNQTLGQNDTGFSCDGTANTFRVMFKEPIEILPNISYTACATLKGPDSHYGTKGLKKVIHESAAGTKTCFFFFSSPGNNNGTSVEDGQIPEIIFYT; this is encoded by the exons ATGGCTGCCGGGCGTGGGCCAGAACCCAAGGTGAACACAGAAGGGCCGGCCTCGAACTTCGCCTATTCTAGTAGCAGCAGGAACATAGCGGCGGCTCAGGCTGCAGCGGCTGCTGCTGTCGCTGGCGCCCCGGGATCCCCGGCTTCTGTAGGCTTTCACCGGGAGCCGATGTACAATTggcaggctacaaaaagctccGTGAAGGAGCGCTTCTCTTTCCTCTTCAACAACGAACTGCTTAGCGACGTGCGCTTTGTTGTCGGCAAGGGCCGTCAAGCGCAAAGGATCCCGGCGCACAAGTTCGTGCTGGCAGCTGGCAGCGCCGTTTTCGACGCCATGTTCAACGGGGGTATGGCGACCACCTCGACCGAGATTGAGCTGCCCGACGTGGAGCCCGCCGCCTTCTTGTCTCTATTGAG GTTCCTGTATTCAGATGAAGTTCATATTGGACCAGAAACCGTTATGACGACCCTTTACACAGCTAAAAAATACGCCGTACCAGCCCTAGAAGTgcactgtgtggagtttctgaccAAACATCTGCGGGCTGATAATGCCTTCATGCTGCTTACTCAG gcGAGGTTGTTCGATGAACCTCAACTTGCCAGTCTTTGTTTGGATACAATAGATAAGAGCACAGCAGATGCAATTAGTGCAGAGGGGTTCACGGACATTGACTTAG ACACGCTTTGTGCAGTGCTTGAAAGGGACTCGCTGGGCATCCGGGAGAGTCGGCTCTTTGCGGCTGTTGTGCGTTGGGCTGAAGCGGAATGTCATAGGCAGCAACTTCCACTGAcggcagaaaacaaacaaaaggttTTGGGAAAAGCCCTGTCTCTCATTCGGTTTCCACTTATGACTATTGAGGAATTTGCAGCAG TAAACCCCAAACCAAGGGTTGACTACATAGACAAGCCACGTTGCTGTCTCAGGGGGAAAGAATGCAGCATTAATAGATTCCAGCAAGTAGAGAGTCGCTGGGGCTACAGTGGAACCAGTGACCGAATAAG gtTTACTGTCACTAAGAAAATATTCATAGTTGGCTTTGGGCTGTATGGCTCTATCCACGGGCCAACTGATTATCAAGTCAACATACAG ATAATTGAAAGTGATAAAAACCAGACCTTGGGACAAAACGACACAGGATTTAGTTGTGATGGCACTGCCAACACCTTCAGGGTCATGTTTAAAGAGCCCATAGAAATACTTCCAAATATCAGCTACACAGCTTGTGCAACCCTCAAg GGTCCTGATTCACATTATGGAACCAAAGGACTAAAGAAAGTCATCCATGAATCAGCAGCGGGAACCAAGACttgctttttcttctttagttcaCCAGGGAATAACAATGGCACTTCAGTTGAGGACGGACAAATCCCAGAAATCATCTTCTACACATAG